One window of the Thermococcus sp. P6 genome contains the following:
- a CDS encoding COG1361 S-layer family protein encodes MKKIGLIVAMMVTFALFPGGVSASTGSPLFEGYLTKGEAVLVGPLIVTLADTQKDYGNGEYYAFLIVMKDGRILNAEYKTILVPDPNKINRLLMNPDFLIAMAETQGYDASQCEQYVNNSAAFTSCLVGTAAGFYQWLNSASPLELADAIMETIEEHPELGISKEDVLMEVTYPDVTPVREGETVEVNVDNQTVYVTANEIYPNGARVSISGPPEWRAATLPGMITSSVEMPEVVHPGDTVTVKVHLRNVGAREVRYVNVFLSPTPVSFNESSSIASALSMALSGSGMAQSVFYPEGSSMKYIEYLEGKENATLTFRIKINPNADVGTYPLYVGVVYSTGLGSSMRMMQGYNFVALNVEKLREGFVEIKKVETSPEEISPGDSFTVRFTLENTGAEKVRALSLKINSYQVPVQGEIKKVDTSALGQLPIQGSQQLSQNLQDALNQIMTQLAKQNVDAFLPIGEDNVKYVAELEPGEEVTLEFRVRANDRLENGIYPLRIELSYLTEPNGKEITDERLVGIDVTGRARLIISKVSTSPGRIIPGTDNVEIDFQLNNVGTGTAREVVVRPLPKWPFSLSDSGQQVIGVGSLGKGDSASASFKVNVAGNASSGTYSLPLLVSYTNDLGMEKNVTLEIPVVIGSKPNVEIVAVRFDPEPLQGESTHVYIKLKNTGGEKATSVVIEGVVKADQPFTLDKRTDYVGNLEPGQTGEGVLILSIEDDAIPKDYNLQLRIRAVGDPEEGDDNVYVFEKTISVSVKENTKTQTNLRNLAIVVGVLAVVAVIYTYRRTRR; translated from the coding sequence ATGAAGAAGATCGGACTCATCGTGGCCATGATGGTAACCTTTGCGTTGTTCCCGGGAGGCGTGAGTGCCTCAACGGGAAGTCCGCTCTTTGAAGGCTACCTGACAAAGGGCGAGGCCGTTCTCGTGGGCCCGCTCATAGTTACCCTCGCGGACACCCAAAAGGACTACGGTAACGGCGAGTACTACGCCTTCCTCATCGTAATGAAGGATGGAAGGATCCTTAACGCGGAGTACAAAACGATACTCGTCCCGGATCCGAACAAAATAAACCGCCTTCTCATGAACCCGGATTTCCTCATAGCCATGGCCGAGACGCAGGGTTACGACGCCAGTCAGTGCGAGCAGTACGTTAACAACAGCGCCGCCTTTACCTCCTGCCTCGTGGGAACCGCCGCCGGATTCTACCAGTGGCTGAACTCCGCATCACCTTTGGAGCTGGCGGATGCGATTATGGAAACCATCGAGGAGCACCCGGAACTGGGGATAAGTAAGGAAGACGTGCTGATGGAGGTAACGTATCCGGATGTAACTCCCGTAAGGGAGGGAGAAACCGTCGAGGTAAACGTGGACAACCAGACGGTTTACGTTACGGCAAACGAGATCTATCCCAACGGCGCCAGAGTGAGCATAAGCGGACCCCCCGAGTGGAGGGCCGCGACCCTGCCCGGGATGATAACCTCAAGCGTCGAGATGCCGGAAGTCGTTCACCCCGGAGATACGGTCACCGTTAAAGTCCACCTCAGAAACGTGGGTGCACGTGAGGTGCGGTACGTAAACGTCTTCCTGAGCCCCACGCCGGTGAGCTTCAACGAGAGCTCCTCGATAGCGAGTGCGCTTTCGATGGCCCTGAGCGGAAGCGGGATGGCCCAGAGTGTCTTCTATCCCGAGGGGAGTTCCATGAAGTACATCGAGTACCTCGAGGGGAAGGAGAACGCCACCCTGACCTTCAGGATAAAGATAAACCCCAACGCTGACGTCGGAACGTACCCGCTCTACGTCGGCGTCGTTTACTCAACCGGCCTCGGGTCCAGCATGAGGATGATGCAGGGCTACAACTTCGTGGCGCTCAACGTGGAAAAGCTCAGGGAAGGCTTCGTGGAGATAAAGAAGGTCGAGACCTCCCCGGAGGAGATAAGCCCGGGGGATTCCTTCACGGTAAGGTTCACCCTCGAGAACACCGGAGCCGAGAAGGTCAGAGCGCTCAGTCTGAAGATAAACTCCTATCAGGTCCCGGTGCAGGGGGAGATAAAGAAGGTCGATACCTCCGCTCTGGGCCAGCTTCCCATTCAGGGGAGCCAGCAGCTGAGCCAGAACCTTCAGGATGCCCTGAACCAGATAATGACCCAGCTCGCCAAACAGAACGTTGATGCCTTCCTTCCGATCGGGGAGGACAACGTGAAGTACGTGGCGGAGCTCGAGCCCGGGGAAGAAGTTACCCTCGAGTTCAGGGTCAGGGCCAACGACAGGCTCGAGAACGGCATCTACCCCCTCAGGATAGAGCTAAGCTACCTCACGGAGCCGAACGGAAAGGAGATAACTGACGAGAGGCTCGTTGGAATAGACGTTACGGGGAGGGCAAGGCTGATAATCTCAAAGGTTTCCACCTCACCGGGCAGGATAATCCCGGGAACGGACAACGTGGAGATTGATTTCCAGCTGAACAACGTCGGGACCGGAACTGCCAGGGAAGTGGTGGTCAGACCCCTGCCGAAGTGGCCCTTCTCACTCAGCGACAGCGGCCAGCAGGTCATAGGAGTGGGAAGTCTGGGAAAGGGGGACTCGGCGAGTGCCTCCTTCAAGGTCAACGTGGCCGGGAACGCCAGTTCCGGAACCTACAGCCTGCCCCTGCTCGTGAGCTACACAAACGACCTCGGGATGGAGAAGAACGTTACCCTTGAAATCCCCGTGGTGATTGGCTCGAAGCCGAATGTGGAGATCGTCGCCGTCCGCTTCGATCCCGAGCCCCTTCAGGGGGAGAGCACGCACGTGTACATAAAGCTGAAGAACACCGGCGGCGAGAAGGCCACGAGCGTGGTTATCGAGGGTGTCGTAAAGGCCGACCAGCCCTTCACTCTGGACAAGAGAACCGACTACGTGGGCAATCTGGAGCCCGGTCAGACCGGTGAGGGGGTGCTGATCCTCAGCATCGAGGACGATGCGATACCCAAGGATTACAACCTCCAGCTGCGCATAAGGGCGGTTGGGGATCCGGAGGAAGGAGACGACAACGTTTACGTCTTCGAAAAAACGATAAGCGTGAGCGTAAAGGAGAACACGAAAACACAAACCAACCTCAGGAACCTCGCCATCGTGGTCGGGGTGCTGGCGGTGGTTGCGGTGATTTACACCTACAGGAGGACAAGGAGGTGA
- a CDS encoding LEA type 2 family protein, protein MKWGHLILGLVLILLIWTAYVAYALATASPEIRASWGYVDEKTTEIWVEGKLSKPLLIPLKVENLSLSFMGIEVARGARFDYGATKRGVGMVLVMDNEKLVRSLVAYLKNDQTGEARIHLKGSLLWAVPLNLNVKQTVHEDILSKLNFTVESREVAGGLVKSPALVGTTFEWAGERDGKAILMAHLKLHNPNGFPVPVGNASFEVYANGVKVMEGKTLKTVVIPAKGYATLNVEVYIDENALPGVWATHVKNGEVSMVKGDLYLDATLLGVNYRIKLVSYERKVETNILGTINEMLESG, encoded by the coding sequence ATGAAGTGGGGCCACCTCATACTCGGTCTGGTGCTGATACTCCTAATCTGGACGGCCTACGTGGCGTACGCCCTCGCAACCGCCAGTCCCGAGATTCGCGCGAGCTGGGGCTACGTGGACGAAAAGACCACGGAGATATGGGTGGAGGGAAAGCTGAGCAAACCCCTCCTGATCCCCTTAAAGGTGGAGAACCTGAGCCTGAGCTTCATGGGGATTGAGGTCGCGAGGGGTGCAAGGTTCGACTACGGGGCCACGAAACGCGGGGTGGGCATGGTCCTCGTGATGGACAACGAAAAGCTCGTCCGCTCCCTCGTGGCCTACCTGAAAAACGATCAGACGGGGGAGGCCAGAATCCACCTGAAGGGAAGCCTCCTCTGGGCAGTGCCCCTGAACCTCAACGTGAAGCAAACCGTCCACGAGGACATCCTCTCCAAGCTCAACTTCACGGTGGAGAGCAGGGAAGTGGCGGGAGGTCTGGTCAAAAGCCCAGCACTCGTGGGGACGACCTTCGAGTGGGCGGGAGAGCGGGACGGAAAGGCCATTCTGATGGCCCACCTTAAACTCCACAACCCCAACGGCTTCCCCGTTCCTGTGGGGAACGCGAGCTTCGAGGTTTACGCCAACGGCGTGAAGGTCATGGAAGGAAAAACCCTGAAGACGGTGGTGATCCCGGCGAAGGGCTACGCCACCCTGAACGTGGAGGTGTACATTGACGAGAACGCCCTTCCGGGAGTATGGGCCACCCACGTGAAGAACGGCGAGGTCAGCATGGTTAAGGGCGACCTCTACTTGGACGCGACCCTCCTCGGGGTTAACTACAGGATCAAACTGGTGAGCTACGAAAGGAAGGTGGAGACTAACATCCTCGGGACGATCAACGAGATGCTTGAGTCCGGATGA
- a CDS encoding DUF3201 domain-containing protein, with product MKAREIHEFLNRMWEDILRLNEELRSELSEKGFKVEDVEEVFGAYIFLDGEWKVMKYPHPAFEIKPQMEAGATPESYYLVVAVPRERINENFTGAFIEIFPRSFIYGSDDFLNDVYNWRRDGRVSPVEVLGRIEESDERVFQFEANFGSVEALKRGILRTIDLGKRFGIFDL from the coding sequence ATGAAGGCAAGGGAGATCCACGAGTTTCTTAACCGCATGTGGGAAGACATCCTCAGGCTTAACGAAGAGCTCAGGTCCGAACTCTCTGAGAAAGGCTTCAAAGTGGAGGACGTTGAGGAGGTCTTTGGAGCGTACATATTCCTCGACGGCGAGTGGAAGGTTATGAAATACCCCCATCCGGCCTTCGAGATAAAGCCTCAGATGGAGGCCGGGGCAACGCCGGAGAGCTATTACCTCGTGGTTGCGGTGCCGAGGGAGAGGATAAACGAGAACTTCACCGGAGCGTTCATCGAGATCTTCCCGAGGAGCTTCATCTACGGCAGCGACGATTTTCTCAACGACGTTTACAACTGGAGACGCGACGGGAGGGTCTCCCCCGTGGAAGTACTCGGAAGGATAGAGGAGAGCGATGAGAGAGTCTTCCAGTTCGAGGCCAACTTCGGAAGCGTTGAAGCTTTGAAGAGGGGGATCCTGAGGACGATAGACCTCGGAAAGCGCTTTGGGATATTCGATCTCTGA
- a CDS encoding RsmB/NOP family class I SAM-dependent RNA methyltransferase, with product MDYREAFPEKLRDYYRRLFGDEAEEIMASLRTPVEKYYIRVNTLKTSRSKLMGILRKEGLRPKRSPYLKEGIYFEREGPNFPDDFEPELPVVRANKFASESVYQGAMLYAPGVLQADRKIKPGDEVEIRDPRGLLVGIGIARMSAKEMILSKRGLAVKVTLPKFRLPSLSELESFREGLFYAQSLPSMVVAHILEPGEGEVIVDMAAAPGGKTSHIAQLMENRGEIIAIDKSKNRLRKMEEELGRLGVKNVKPVLMDSRKLPELGIKADKILLDAPCTALGIRPKLWETRKPKDINATARYQRQFIDSAIKSLRKGGVLVYSTCTLSYEENEANVRYMLEKGLKLEEQSVFIGSGGIGMEGVQRFYPNRHLTQGFFIARLRRV from the coding sequence ATGGACTACAGGGAGGCCTTTCCGGAGAAGCTCAGGGATTACTACCGAAGGCTCTTCGGAGACGAAGCGGAGGAGATAATGGCATCCCTCAGAACGCCCGTGGAGAAGTACTACATCAGGGTGAACACGCTCAAGACGAGCCGTTCGAAGCTGATGGGGATTCTGAGAAAGGAGGGACTCAGGCCGAAGAGGAGCCCCTACCTGAAGGAGGGGATATACTTCGAGCGCGAGGGCCCGAACTTTCCCGATGACTTCGAACCCGAACTGCCGGTGGTGAGGGCCAACAAGTTCGCGAGCGAGAGCGTCTATCAGGGGGCCATGCTCTACGCTCCGGGCGTTCTGCAGGCCGACAGGAAAATAAAACCGGGTGACGAGGTCGAGATCCGCGATCCAAGGGGCCTTCTGGTTGGTATCGGCATCGCAAGGATGAGCGCAAAGGAGATGATCCTCTCAAAGAGGGGTCTAGCTGTCAAGGTCACGCTCCCCAAGTTCAGGCTCCCGAGTCTCAGCGAGCTGGAGAGCTTTAGGGAGGGTCTCTTCTACGCCCAGAGCCTGCCGTCGATGGTGGTGGCCCATATCCTCGAGCCCGGGGAGGGGGAGGTTATAGTGGACATGGCCGCGGCCCCCGGCGGGAAAACGTCCCACATTGCCCAGCTCATGGAGAACAGGGGAGAGATAATAGCGATAGACAAGTCGAAAAACAGGCTCAGGAAAATGGAGGAGGAGCTTGGAAGACTCGGGGTGAAGAACGTTAAGCCGGTCCTCATGGACTCCCGGAAGCTTCCCGAACTTGGAATAAAGGCAGATAAGATACTCCTCGATGCACCCTGCACCGCCCTTGGGATAAGGCCCAAACTCTGGGAAACGAGGAAGCCGAAGGACATAAACGCAACGGCACGCTACCAGAGGCAGTTCATCGACTCCGCCATAAAGTCCCTCAGAAAGGGGGGCGTTCTCGTTTACTCCACCTGCACGCTGAGCTACGAGGAGAACGAGGCCAACGTGAGGTACATGCTCGAAAAAGGTTTAAAACTCGAGGAGCAGAGCGTGTTCATAGGCTCCGGGGGCATAGGGATGGAGGGGGTTCAGAGGTTCTACCCCAACAGACACCTCACTCAGGGCTTCTTCATCGCCCGCCTGAGGAGGGTATAA
- a CDS encoding flippase-like domain-containing protein: protein MGWKKYLLSGFGLIVILLLLWWAGIGSVVEILKTSRLDYFLLAVLAYLLGLIAWALRWHVLIRTLGIRASPWTIIEILMSGVFVNNITPGMRGGGEALRVYYLSKKTGEPYANVFATVMMDRIMDVVPIVIMLLLATVHTYRLGSRSLTLTILLMDFIFFSLLMATLGVSLSESRTRRVLHWIYRLFVRVVPKKASKYEAKFLKMVDVDVPAFQRNFRFLLKHRRAFLISLLYSFVSWFFVLLRSYFIFMSIKHPVGLPDVMVVQMIGTVIGMLSVVPGGAGLVETVNSTAYILIGIEREVAVTATLLERLVSYWAPTAIGAIVTARFSVKIKRG from the coding sequence ATGGGCTGGAAGAAATACCTCCTGTCGGGCTTCGGTTTAATCGTGATCCTGCTTCTCCTGTGGTGGGCCGGGATAGGAAGCGTGGTGGAGATACTGAAGACATCGCGGCTCGATTACTTCCTCCTGGCGGTTCTGGCATACCTTCTGGGACTCATAGCGTGGGCCCTCAGGTGGCACGTCCTGATAAGGACACTCGGGATAAGGGCCTCACCGTGGACGATAATAGAGATCCTCATGAGCGGCGTCTTCGTGAACAACATCACCCCCGGAATGCGGGGCGGTGGCGAGGCCCTGAGGGTGTACTACCTCTCCAAGAAAACCGGTGAGCCCTACGCCAACGTCTTCGCGACCGTGATGATGGACAGGATAATGGACGTCGTTCCCATTGTGATAATGCTCCTCCTGGCGACGGTTCACACCTACAGGCTCGGTTCCCGGAGCCTAACGCTGACCATCCTGCTCATGGATTTCATCTTCTTCTCCCTGCTGATGGCCACCCTTGGGGTCTCCCTCAGCGAGAGTAGAACCCGGAGGGTTCTCCACTGGATCTATCGCCTGTTTGTGAGGGTAGTCCCCAAGAAAGCATCGAAGTACGAGGCGAAGTTCCTGAAGATGGTGGACGTGGACGTCCCGGCGTTCCAGCGGAACTTCAGGTTTCTCCTGAAACACCGCAGGGCCTTTCTAATTTCCCTCCTCTACTCCTTTGTCTCGTGGTTCTTCGTGCTCCTGCGCTCCTACTTCATCTTCATGAGCATAAAACATCCCGTGGGGCTTCCCGATGTGATGGTGGTCCAGATGATAGGAACCGTGATCGGAATGCTGTCGGTCGTACCCGGCGGGGCGGGGCTCGTGGAAACGGTGAATTCCACGGCCTACATACTCATCGGCATAGAAAGGGAGGTGGCGGTAACAGCGACCCTTCTGGAAAGGCTCGTATCCTACTGGGCCCCCACGGCGATAGGAGCGATCGTTACGGCCCGCTTCAGCGTGAAGATAAAGAGAGGATGA
- a CDS encoding NAD(+) kinase, translated as MRFGIVARRDREAALKLAYRVYDFLRVSGYDVIVDRETYEHLPEFNEGDVIPLEDFDVDFIIAIGGDGTILRIEHRTRREIPILGVNMGTLGFLTEVEPHEAFFAISRLLNGEYHIDERIKLRTYLNGENTVPDSLNEVAILTGTPGKIINLKYYVDGGLADEIRADGLIVSTPTGSTGYAMSAGGPFVDPRLDVAVIAPLAPIALSSRPMVVPAHSTIEVRNLTVTRNVILSVDGQFYTHLEPETEIRIKLSPRKAKFVRFSNEVYPKYALKIKKKF; from the coding sequence ATGAGGTTTGGAATAGTCGCCCGAAGGGACAGGGAAGCGGCGTTGAAGCTGGCCTACCGCGTCTACGACTTCCTCCGGGTCAGCGGGTACGATGTCATCGTGGACAGGGAGACCTACGAGCACCTCCCGGAGTTCAACGAGGGGGACGTAATCCCGCTCGAAGACTTCGACGTGGATTTCATAATCGCCATCGGGGGAGATGGCACCATACTGAGGATCGAGCACAGAACCAGGAGGGAGATACCCATCCTCGGGGTCAACATGGGCACCCTCGGGTTCCTCACGGAGGTGGAGCCCCACGAGGCTTTCTTCGCCATCAGCAGGCTTCTTAATGGGGAATACCACATCGACGAACGCATAAAGCTGAGGACCTACCTGAACGGTGAGAACACGGTTCCAGACTCCCTCAACGAGGTTGCCATCCTGACCGGGACCCCCGGGAAGATAATCAACCTCAAGTACTACGTGGACGGCGGACTGGCGGATGAGATAAGGGCCGACGGCCTGATAGTTTCCACTCCAACCGGTTCAACGGGCTACGCCATGAGCGCGGGCGGGCCCTTCGTGGACCCGAGGCTGGACGTGGCGGTGATAGCTCCTTTAGCGCCGATAGCCCTCAGCTCGCGGCCAATGGTGGTGCCGGCTCACAGCACGATAGAGGTCAGGAACCTCACCGTAACCCGGAACGTCATACTCTCAGTTGACGGCCAGTTTTACACCCACCTCGAACCTGAAACGGAGATAAGGATAAAGCTCTCACCCAGAAAGGCAAAGTTCGTGCGCTTCAGCAACGAGGTTTACCCGAAGTACGCCCTGAAGATAAAGAAGAAGTTTTAG
- a CDS encoding bifunctional N(6)-L-threonylcarbamoyladenine synthase/serine/threonine protein kinase → MIALGIEGTAHTLGVGVVTEDRVLANVFHTLTTDRGGIHPKEAAEHHARLMRPLLKKALETSGIGMKDVDLIAFSQGPGLGPALRVVATAARALSIKYRKPIVGVNHCIAHVEITKMFGVRDPVGLYVSGGNTQVLALEGGRYRVFGETLDIGIGNAIDTFARELGIGFPGGPRIEKLAREGKKYIELPYAVKGMDLSFSGILTEAVRKYRSGRYRVEDLAYSFQETAFAALVEVTERALAHTGKDEVVLVGGVAANNRLREMLSIMAEDRGVDFFVPPYDLCRDNGAMIAYTGLRMYLGGVRFRIEDTRVRQKFRTDEVEVTWG, encoded by the coding sequence ATGATCGCCTTAGGGATAGAGGGTACCGCACACACGCTGGGGGTCGGTGTGGTTACTGAGGACAGGGTCCTTGCCAACGTCTTCCACACCCTGACGACCGATAGGGGTGGCATACACCCCAAGGAAGCGGCCGAACACCACGCGAGGCTTATGAGACCCCTCCTTAAAAAGGCCCTGGAGACCTCGGGTATCGGAATGAAGGATGTCGATCTGATAGCCTTTTCGCAGGGGCCGGGTCTGGGGCCCGCGTTGAGGGTGGTTGCAACGGCCGCAAGGGCCCTCTCGATAAAGTACCGGAAGCCCATAGTCGGGGTGAACCACTGCATAGCCCACGTCGAGATAACCAAGATGTTCGGCGTGAGGGATCCCGTCGGGCTCTACGTTAGCGGGGGGAACACCCAGGTTCTGGCCCTCGAGGGCGGACGCTACCGCGTCTTCGGGGAGACCCTTGACATCGGCATAGGAAACGCCATAGATACCTTTGCAAGGGAGCTCGGCATAGGCTTTCCCGGTGGTCCTAGGATAGAGAAGCTCGCAAGAGAGGGAAAAAAATACATAGAACTTCCCTATGCCGTAAAGGGCATGGACCTGAGCTTTTCGGGAATACTAACGGAAGCCGTCAGGAAGTACAGAAGCGGAAGGTACCGGGTTGAGGACCTCGCCTACTCCTTCCAGGAGACGGCCTTTGCGGCCCTCGTCGAGGTGACCGAAAGGGCCCTTGCCCACACCGGCAAGGATGAGGTGGTGCTGGTGGGTGGCGTAGCCGCCAACAACCGCCTTAGGGAGATGCTCTCCATAATGGCGGAGGACAGGGGGGTGGACTTCTTCGTTCCGCCCTACGATCTCTGCAGGGACAACGGGGCCATGATAGCCTACACCGGCCTGAGGATGTACCTCGGTGGCGTTCGCTTCAGGATCGAGGATACGAGGGTAAGGCAGAAGTTCAGAACGGATGAGGTTGAGGTAACCTGGGGCTAA
- a CDS encoding acetate--CoA ligase family protein encodes MDFFFYPSSVAIFGSFREGAIAREILRNVLEGGFEGRVLPVNPKGGTVEVAGRVLKIRERLEEAVDVAIIAIPAPLVPPLIDEIGPLIRGAVVISAGFSEAGKEELERELVERARRHNVRLIGPNCAGIFGVHGKFFGSFEVRVKPGGLALISQSGAFGGAALAMGNEEGIGFSAFVSYGNASDLNESDFLEYFADDENTRAIALYIEGVKDGRRFMEALRYASRRKPVIVLKAGKSSRGAEAASSHTGSLAGSYEIYRAAFRQAGAIEVEEMEELFDAAKAFEMYPGAGRRVAIITNSGGPGVLATDKLEALGLQVAELGEETVKTLGSFLPPQCSLRNPVDLIADADYGRYRKAIETVCRDENVDALLVICVPPIFVPAGEVARAVIDARCDKPVVVNFMAGDLVREGVRLLEERNIKNFPTPERAARALKWLSLRNDAKGE; translated from the coding sequence ATGGACTTCTTCTTTTATCCTTCCAGCGTCGCCATCTTCGGCTCATTTCGGGAGGGAGCGATAGCCCGGGAGATCCTCCGGAACGTCCTCGAAGGGGGTTTCGAAGGGAGGGTCCTTCCGGTCAACCCGAAGGGCGGAACCGTTGAGGTGGCCGGGCGAGTCCTTAAGATCAGGGAGCGGCTCGAGGAAGCCGTTGACGTTGCCATAATAGCGATCCCTGCGCCTTTAGTTCCGCCGCTGATCGATGAGATAGGGCCCCTCATCAGGGGTGCCGTGGTCATAAGCGCCGGTTTCTCCGAGGCCGGAAAGGAGGAGCTTGAGCGCGAGCTGGTTGAGAGGGCAAGGAGGCATAACGTCCGGCTGATCGGTCCGAACTGTGCCGGGATCTTTGGAGTTCACGGAAAGTTCTTTGGGTCCTTTGAGGTTCGCGTAAAACCCGGCGGACTGGCGCTGATAAGTCAGAGCGGTGCCTTTGGGGGGGCCGCTCTGGCGATGGGCAACGAGGAGGGCATAGGCTTCTCCGCCTTCGTTTCCTATGGAAACGCCTCGGACCTCAACGAGAGCGACTTCCTCGAGTACTTCGCCGACGATGAAAACACCAGAGCGATAGCCCTTTACATAGAGGGGGTTAAAGACGGGAGGAGGTTCATGGAAGCCCTTCGCTACGCCTCCCGAAGAAAACCCGTCATCGTCTTGAAGGCCGGAAAGAGCTCGAGGGGAGCCGAGGCCGCCTCATCCCACACGGGTTCCCTCGCGGGAAGCTACGAGATCTACAGGGCCGCCTTCAGACAGGCGGGAGCTATAGAGGTCGAGGAGATGGAGGAGCTCTTCGACGCCGCCAAGGCTTTCGAGATGTATCCCGGAGCGGGGAGGAGAGTTGCTATCATCACCAACTCAGGCGGCCCGGGGGTTCTCGCGACGGATAAACTCGAGGCGCTCGGCCTTCAGGTTGCCGAACTGGGGGAAGAGACCGTGAAAACCCTCGGTTCCTTCCTACCGCCCCAGTGCTCACTGAGGAATCCGGTGGATCTGATAGCCGACGCGGACTACGGGAGGTATAGGAAAGCCATCGAGACCGTATGCAGGGATGAAAACGTGGATGCGCTCCTCGTCATCTGCGTGCCGCCGATCTTCGTTCCAGCCGGGGAGGTGGCCAGGGCGGTTATCGATGCCCGCTGTGACAAACCGGTGGTGGTCAACTTCATGGCCGGCGATCTCGTGAGGGAAGGCGTCAGGCTCCTCGAGGAGCGTAACATAAAGAACTTCCCCACACCCGAGAGGGCCGCGCGGGCGTTGAAATGGCTCAGCCTCAGGAATGATGCGAAGGGGGAGTGA
- the coaD gene encoding phosphopantetheine adenylyltransferase, whose product MRKYRKVVVGGTFDRLHLGHKALLRKAFEVGKYVYIGLTSDEMIRGKPYAERILPYELRLRDLIKFLEVNSYSGYRIIRINNAIGFADEIKSLEAIVVSEETYKGALIVNRAREEKGLKPLDVVVIGLVKSALGPKISSSLIRAGLIDPLGNPKGDKKGFKG is encoded by the coding sequence ATGAGGAAATACCGCAAGGTCGTCGTCGGCGGAACTTTCGACAGGCTCCATCTCGGCCACAAGGCCCTTCTCAGGAAGGCCTTCGAGGTGGGAAAATACGTCTACATTGGCCTTACATCGGACGAGATGATACGGGGAAAGCCCTACGCCGAGAGGATCCTGCCCTACGAGCTTCGCCTCAGGGACCTCATCAAGTTCCTCGAGGTGAACAGCTACTCCGGCTACAGGATCATCAGGATAAACAACGCCATAGGCTTTGCCGATGAGATAAAGAGCCTCGAGGCAATAGTCGTCAGCGAGGAGACCTACAAGGGGGCCCTAATAGTCAACAGGGCCAGAGAGGAGAAGGGCCTGAAGCCGCTGGATGTTGTCGTCATAGGCCTCGTGAAAAGCGCCCTCGGGCCGAAGATAAGCTCTTCGCTCATAAGGGCGGGCCTCATAGACCCGCTCGGGAACCCGAAGGGGGACAAAAAAGGATTTAAGGGGTAA
- the tpiA gene encoding triose-phosphate isomerase yields the protein MGKLEEPIVAINFKTYIQATGEGALRIARAAEKVWKETGITIVVAPQLADLYRVAQEVEIPVFAQHIDPITPGSHTGHVLPEAVKEAGAVGTLLNHSENRMVLANLEGAIRRAEEVGLMTMVCTNNPKVSAAAAALEPDYVAVEPPELIGTGIPVSKAKPEVITDTVEMVKKINPGVGVLTGAGISTGEDVKKALELGSVGVLLASGVTKAKDPEKAIRDLVSLILKE from the coding sequence ATGGGAAAACTTGAGGAGCCAATTGTAGCTATAAACTTCAAAACCTACATCCAGGCGACCGGAGAGGGGGCCCTGAGGATAGCCAGAGCCGCTGAGAAGGTGTGGAAGGAGACGGGGATAACCATCGTGGTGGCTCCCCAGTTGGCCGACCTTTACAGGGTCGCTCAGGAGGTCGAGATCCCGGTTTTCGCCCAGCACATCGACCCGATAACGCCCGGAAGTCATACCGGTCACGTTCTGCCCGAGGCCGTTAAAGAGGCCGGTGCCGTTGGGACCCTCCTCAACCACTCCGAGAACAGGATGGTTCTGGCAAACCTCGAAGGGGCCATAAGGCGGGCGGAAGAAGTGGGCCTGATGACGATGGTGTGCACGAACAATCCAAAGGTTAGTGCCGCTGCCGCTGCTCTTGAGCCGGATTACGTGGCCGTTGAACCGCCCGAGCTCATAGGCACGGGAATTCCCGTGAGCAAGGCCAAACCTGAAGTGATAACCGATACCGTGGAGATGGTCAAAAAGATCAACCCCGGGGTTGGGGTCCTCACGGGCGCGGGGATAAGCACGGGAGAGGACGTGAAAAAGGCCCTCGAGCTTGGAAGCGTCGGCGTGCTTCTTGCGAGTGGCGTTACGAAGGCAAAAGACCCGGAAAAGGCAATAAGGGATCTTGTTTCGCTTATACTAAAGGAATGA